The Arcobacter sp. CECT 8986 DNA window AATGTTCCAAATTGCTCAGCTATAACTAATGGTGGATGATTTGGAAGCATTATACCTCCAGAACCTATTCTTATTTTTTCTGTATTTGCACCAATATGACTTAAAACTACTGAAGTCGCAGCACTTGCAATACCTTTAATATTATGATGTTCAGCAATCCAATATCTTTTATAGCCAAATTTCTCTACGGATTTTGCAAGTTTTGTACTATTTTTTAGTGCACTACTTATTGTAAAATTTTCACCAACAGGAACTAAGTCCAATACAGATAGTGGTATGTTTTTTGCCATTACTATCTCCTTATTTACTAATATATAATCGAAGTTTAACTATATATTTCTTAATTTACACTTACTTTACTTTAGGTAAGTAAGTGTATTATATTTCTAGAAGTTTTTATATATTACTAAATCTATAAAAAAACCAAAATATGTTAAAATCCATTTTAAACTAATATTATTTAAGGAATTTTGTGTCTATTTTTGCATTACAATCTTTAGCTGGTGGCTTTCTAGATGAAGATTTACAACATTTTAATAAAAACTTTGATGATTGGTGTATTCAATTTGATAGTTATGAAGATGCTATGGATATAGCTCAAACTTTAGAAAATCAAGAATCTATTGATATAGTTGAAATAACACCATTAAGTTATCCGAAATATTTTTTTAATTCATTACAAGGAACTATTTACGCTACAAGACAAATAGAAGATGAGATTATTTGCGTTGTAGAACCAACAATCGGTGCTAGTTTTAGAATTGCAATTTGTAATTTAAAAACAAGAAATGTAAGATTAACAAAAACTCGATATAAAAATATTCCTAGTATTGAAGGTGCTTTTAGTAATTTTGGAGAGTAAAAAATATAGCATATAGTAGAAAATTCTACTATATACTAAATTAGTCTTTTAAACTATTAAAATACTCATCATCAACAGGTTCAAGCCATTCATTGCTTGTCTCTTCACCTGGAACTTCTACTGAAATATGACTAAACCAACTATCAGCTTTAGCACCATGCCAGTGTTTTGTATTTGAAGGAATAATTACAATACTTCCCTCTTTTAAACTTACAGGCTCTTGACCTTCTTGTTGATACCAACCTTCACCTGCTGTACAGATTAAGATTTGTCCTCCACCACTTTTAGCATTATGAATATGCCAGTTATTTCTACATGCTGGTTCAAATGTAACATTAGCTAAGAAAATTGGAGATTCTTTTGGGTTAACTAAAAAATTTAAAAATGAGTCACCGATAAAATATTTTGCATATGCATCATTTGGTTGACCATTTCCGAACATATTCGCTTTTTCAAATTCTTCTTTATTCATATATTTCATTTTAATTTCCCTATTTTGTTTGAGAACTTGTAACAAATTAATTAAGGGAACACACATTAAAAATATAATATTAATAGTTACAAATTACTCCATTGTCATTATAAAATAAATATTAAAAAATCAATATAACTATTCTTTAAAAAAATTGCCTAATTCTTCAAATAAAAAAATTTCTAATTTATTGTGATATTTTATACTCTTCAATTAGTTTAGGCATCATCTGCCCTATTTGTTTATAATCATATTTAAAACTATGTTTTACAGTCTCATATAGTTTGTGATTTTTATATTTTTCATGCCATCTATTCTGTTTAGTTTCATATAAATTAAAATACTCAAATCTTAATTTATATGCTTCTTTTAGTAGTGTATCTTTCATATGGTATTATATAAAAGAGTTCTTTAGATAATTATTTGAAAGGTATTTTTATAGTAAATCTTACACCTACTCTTTTTGTATTTCTTATAATGTTTTTTGCTTCAATATCTGCATTAAAGTGTTTTGTTATTATTTGTTGAGACATATAAAGTCCAATACCAGTTCCGTTGTATTGATGTTTTGTAGTAAAATATGGCTCAAATATTTTATTTAAGTATTCTTGCTTTATTCCACCTGCATTATCCATATAATCAAAATATGCAAAATTTGTACTTTTATATATCTTAAGATTTATTTGTCTATTTTCAATATTATTTATCTTAAATGCATCCAAACTATTATTGAAAAGATTCATTAAAACTTGAATCAATTCATTTTCATATCCACTTATAATAACTTCTTCTATGTGTGTTGATAGTTTTACATTATTTGATTCAAGTTTAGAACTTATAATCTTTAGAGTCTTTTTATATACATTTTGTAAATGAAACTCTTTTTTATCTTTTTTACTATTTAAAAAGTCTCTAAAATCATCTATTGTTTGAGATAAATGATTTGCATTTGATAAAATAATCTCAATTGATTTATCTTGAGATTCATCAGTTAAAAGACCTAATTGTTTATTTAACTGCATTCCACTTGCACAAGTAGTTATGATAGATAAAGGTTGTCTCCATTGGTGAGCTATATTTTCCATCATTTCACCCATTGCAACCATTTTTGATTGGTATGCTAGTAAAATATCTTTTTTCTTATTTTTTTCTACTTCTTTATATATTTTTCTTCTATATTTTAAAAAGTACTTCTCTAAATATGTAGAAACATACAATGAAATAGCA harbors:
- a CDS encoding cupin domain-containing protein; translated protein: MKYMNKEEFEKANMFGNGQPNDAYAKYFIGDSFLNFLVNPKESPIFLANVTFEPACRNNWHIHNAKSGGGQILICTAGEGWYQQEGQEPVSLKEGSIVIIPSNTKHWHGAKADSWFSHISVEVPGEETSNEWLEPVDDEYFNSLKD